Proteins encoded by one window of Ulvibacter sp. MAR_2010_11:
- a CDS encoding isocitrate lyase/phosphoenolpyruvate mutase family protein has protein sequence MSTVNNFKVLHQDDTPLLLANVWDAQTAKLAQEAGYTALGTSSHAIANSLGFKDGEEISFDALFFVVKHIVAVAEVPVSVDFEAGYADDPKQVAKYVKQLADIGVVGINLEDSAVKEGKRILGDATVLTAKIKAIKATTAIFINARIDTYTTKHPDSLNESIARALIYKTAGADGIFLPLIEKEMDIKSFITKVDLPLNVFTTPKLPDYETLGKLGVKRISHGAKQYELLMKKSEEIFKKFQQTKDYKLVLGS, from the coding sequence ATGAGCACAGTAAATAATTTCAAAGTGCTTCACCAAGACGACACTCCATTATTATTGGCCAACGTATGGGATGCACAAACAGCAAAATTAGCACAGGAAGCCGGTTATACGGCATTGGGAACTTCCAGTCATGCCATTGCCAACTCTTTAGGATTTAAAGATGGTGAAGAGATCAGCTTTGATGCATTATTTTTTGTAGTGAAGCATATCGTAGCTGTTGCGGAAGTGCCTGTATCAGTCGATTTTGAAGCAGGATATGCGGACGATCCGAAGCAGGTGGCAAAGTATGTGAAGCAACTTGCCGATATTGGCGTGGTCGGTATTAACCTGGAAGACAGCGCTGTAAAAGAGGGCAAGCGTATACTGGGTGATGCGACAGTATTAACGGCGAAAATTAAAGCCATTAAAGCAACCACAGCTATTTTTATAAATGCCCGCATAGATACGTATACAACCAAACATCCGGATAGCCTTAACGAATCGATTGCCAGGGCACTGATATACAAAACAGCAGGTGCAGACGGCATATTTTTACCACTGATAGAAAAAGAAATGGATATTAAATCATTTATAACGAAAGTAGATCTGCCGCTGAATGTATTTACTACACCAAAATTACCGGATTATGAAACTTTGGGAAAGCTGGGAGTAAAACGTATTAGTCATGGCGCTAAGCAGTATGAATTACTGATGAAAAAATCTGAAGAGATATTTAAAAAATTTCAGCAGACGAAGGATTATAAATTAGTATTAGGCTCATAA
- a CDS encoding Crp/Fnr family transcriptional regulator, translating to MIQELKDNYGHLFEDALLNEINQTGTFKEVPEGYKLIEIGDYIKAIPLLVSGAIKILREDKEGDELLLYFLERGDTCAMTLTCCIGQTKSEIRAITETEAKLIMIPIQKMEDWSAKYKSWRNFVFESYHNRLNEMLETIDSIAFLKMDERLLNYLVEKARISNDNTIHITHQDIAYELHTSRVVISRLLKKLETLGVLQLHRNYILMNKQ from the coding sequence ATGATTCAGGAACTAAAAGACAACTACGGACATTTATTTGAAGATGCCCTCTTAAATGAAATCAATCAGACCGGCACCTTCAAGGAAGTGCCTGAAGGCTATAAATTGATAGAAATAGGGGACTATATAAAAGCAATTCCCTTACTAGTTTCGGGGGCGATAAAAATTTTAAGAGAAGATAAAGAAGGAGATGAATTATTACTCTACTTTTTGGAAAGGGGAGATACCTGTGCGATGACCTTAACCTGTTGTATTGGGCAAACCAAAAGCGAAATACGCGCCATCACTGAGACAGAAGCAAAATTAATAATGATTCCCATTCAAAAAATGGAAGATTGGTCGGCCAAATATAAAAGCTGGAGAAATTTTGTTTTTGAAAGCTATCATAACCGCCTTAATGAAATGCTGGAAACCATTGACAGCATTGCCTTTCTCAAAATGGACGAACGCCTTCTTAACTACCTTGTCGAAAAAGCGAGAATTTCCAATGATAACACCATTCACATTACACACCAAGATATTGCATACGAACTGCACACCTCCAGAGTGGTTATTTCCAGACTTTTAAAAAAATTGGAGACATTGGGGGTACTACAACTTCACAGAAACTATATTTTAATGAACAAGCAGTAA